A genomic region of Ensifer adhaerens contains the following coding sequences:
- a CDS encoding DUF917 domain-containing protein: MGRILKEKDVEAAVKGGSVYAAGGGGWADHGRMLGYAAVSIGKPELVSIDELDAQDWVATAAAIGAPASTTPWEMRGVDYVKAVQLLQEALGEKLSGLIIGQNGKSSTLNGWLPSAILGTKVVDAVGDIRAHPTGDMGSIGLAGSPEPMIQTAVGGNREENRYIELVVRGATAKVSPILRTASDMSGGFIASCRNPVRASYVKANAALGGISLALALGEAIIAAEAKGGSAVIDAIVKTTNGAILSEGTITDKSVVYTKEAFDIGTVTLEKGTLGRGADSTVLHVMNEYMAVDSAEGTRLATFPDVITTLSPGGEPLSVGQLQVGMKIFVLHVPKTVIPLSSSVLDPTVYPSVEKAMGIELARYALSGR, translated from the coding sequence ATGGGCCGGATACTGAAGGAAAAGGACGTCGAGGCGGCGGTCAAGGGCGGTTCCGTCTATGCGGCCGGCGGCGGCGGCTGGGCCGATCATGGCCGCATGCTCGGTTATGCCGCGGTGTCCATCGGCAAGCCGGAGCTCGTCTCGATCGACGAACTCGACGCACAGGACTGGGTGGCGACCGCAGCCGCCATCGGCGCACCGGCCTCGACTACGCCCTGGGAGATGCGCGGGGTCGATTACGTCAAGGCCGTGCAACTCCTGCAGGAGGCGCTCGGCGAAAAGCTCTCGGGGTTGATCATCGGCCAGAACGGCAAGTCCTCGACGCTGAACGGCTGGCTGCCCTCGGCGATCCTCGGCACCAAGGTAGTGGACGCCGTCGGTGATATCCGCGCCCATCCGACCGGCGACATGGGCTCGATCGGCCTTGCCGGCTCGCCCGAGCCGATGATCCAGACGGCGGTCGGGGGAAACCGCGAGGAGAACCGCTACATCGAGCTGGTGGTGCGCGGCGCCACCGCCAAGGTCTCGCCGATCCTGCGCACCGCCTCCGACATGTCCGGCGGCTTCATTGCCTCCTGCCGCAATCCGGTCAGGGCATCCTATGTGAAAGCCAATGCGGCGCTCGGGGGCATTTCGCTGGCGCTGGCGCTTGGCGAGGCGATCATCGCGGCGGAAGCGAAGGGCGGCAGCGCGGTGATCGATGCCATCGTCAAGACGACCAACGGCGCGATCCTCTCGGAAGGCACGATCACCGACAAATCCGTCGTCTATACCAAGGAAGCCTTCGACATCGGCACCGTGACACTGGAAAAGGGGACGCTGGGGAGGGGCGCTGACTCCACGGTATTGCACGTGATGAACGAGTACATGGCGGTTGACTCTGCGGAAGGCACGCGGCTTGCGACCTTCCCCGACGTCATCACCACGCTGTCGCCTGGGGGCGAACCTTTGAGCGTCGGCCAGCTTCAGGTGGGCATGAAGATTTTCGTGCTGCATGTGCCGAAGACGGTGATCCCGCTGTCTTCAAGCGTGCTCGACCCGACGGTCTATCCATCGGTCGAAAAGGCGATGGGCATCGAGCTTGCTCGTTACGCCCTTTCCGGAAGGTAA
- a CDS encoding ABC transporter ATP-binding protein: MTSASTNDIEFRSVAKRYGAVTAVSDINLEVPRGAFMALLGPSGCGKTTCLRMIGGFEQPSEGTVFISGEPMNGVAAYRRPVNMVFQHYALFPHLDVEQNVSYGLKQMRPRIAGAEISRRAQEALEMVRLGGFGKRRIHEMSGGQQQRVALARAIVNKPKVLLLDEPLAALDKKLRTAMQIELQTLQRELGITFVLVTHDQEEALSMSDFVCVMNAGRIVQVGPPQEIYDRPASLFVADFVGKTNRISATVDGNASIELANGTRFAAPAINGTRGAAMVALRPEAIRLTRNGAVSTSALAGTVTHRIFLGSAVEYSVAVDGLGDFLVTADRRTLGDSELVEPGEKVGLAFDPNALHVFPA; this comes from the coding sequence GTGACATCCGCTTCGACGAACGACATCGAGTTCCGTTCGGTCGCCAAACGTTATGGCGCCGTGACGGCCGTTTCCGACATCAATCTCGAGGTGCCGCGCGGCGCCTTCATGGCGCTGCTTGGGCCCTCCGGCTGCGGCAAGACCACGTGCCTGCGCATGATCGGCGGCTTCGAGCAGCCGAGCGAAGGCACGGTCTTCATCAGCGGCGAGCCGATGAATGGCGTTGCCGCCTATCGTCGCCCGGTCAATATGGTGTTCCAGCACTATGCGCTGTTCCCCCATCTCGACGTCGAGCAGAACGTCTCCTACGGACTGAAGCAGATGCGGCCGCGCATCGCCGGCGCCGAGATTTCGCGCCGCGCCCAGGAGGCGCTGGAGATGGTGCGGCTCGGCGGCTTCGGCAAACGCCGTATCCACGAAATGTCCGGCGGCCAGCAGCAGCGCGTGGCGCTCGCCCGCGCCATCGTCAACAAGCCGAAGGTGCTGCTGCTCGACGAGCCCCTCGCCGCCCTCGACAAGAAGCTGCGCACCGCCATGCAGATCGAACTGCAGACGCTGCAGCGCGAACTCGGCATTACCTTCGTGCTCGTCACCCACGACCAGGAGGAAGCGTTGTCGATGAGCGATTTCGTCTGCGTCATGAATGCCGGCCGCATCGTCCAGGTCGGCCCGCCGCAGGAAATCTACGACCGGCCCGCAAGCCTCTTCGTCGCCGATTTCGTCGGCAAGACCAACCGCATTTCGGCGACCGTCGACGGCAACGCCTCGATCGAGCTTGCCAACGGCACCCGCTTTGCCGCCCCCGCAATCAACGGCACAAGGGGCGCTGCCATGGTGGCGCTCCGGCCCGAGGCGATCCGCCTGACGCGCAACGGTGCCGTCAGCACGTCGGCGTTGGCGGGCACGGTCACGCACCGGATCTTCTTGGGGTCGGCGGTCGAATACTCGGTCGCGGTCGATGGTCTCGGCGATTTCCTGGTCACGGCCGACCGTCGCACGCTCGGCGACAGCGAGCTCGTCGAACCCGGCGAAAAGGTCGGCCTCGCCTTCGACCCGAACGCACTGCACGTCTTTCCAGCCTGA
- a CDS encoding SDR family NAD(P)-dependent oxidoreductase: MILKNRVAIVTGAGSGIGQAGAAIMAREGAHVVVVDRSLAAAVTAVEEIAAKGGSAEALAIDVTDDAALSDGIADIVYRHGRIDILHNHAGAQVAGDLEEVEVAGFDRSWNLNVRAHFMAARLVMPSMRAAGRGVILNTSSSSGVLYDREMIAYTTTKHAVIAMTKQMAGDYARHGIRVNALCPGWVDTPFNEPFIAQMGGRGAIESYIREKVPLGRWASVDEIAESILFLVSDRSSYMTGQILVVDGGETVV; encoded by the coding sequence ATGATCCTGAAAAACCGGGTCGCGATCGTGACCGGAGCGGGCTCCGGGATCGGTCAGGCGGGTGCAGCCATCATGGCGCGCGAAGGCGCCCATGTCGTCGTCGTCGACCGCAGCCTTGCGGCAGCGGTGACCGCCGTGGAAGAGATCGCCGCCAAGGGCGGCAGCGCCGAGGCGCTCGCAATCGACGTCACCGACGACGCGGCCCTTTCCGACGGCATTGCCGATATCGTCTATCGCCACGGCCGCATCGACATCCTGCACAACCATGCCGGCGCCCAGGTTGCGGGCGATCTGGAAGAGGTCGAGGTCGCGGGCTTCGACCGCTCCTGGAACCTCAATGTCCGCGCCCATTTCATGGCCGCACGGCTGGTCATGCCGTCGATGCGCGCCGCCGGCCGCGGCGTCATCCTCAACACCTCCTCTTCCTCAGGCGTGCTCTACGACCGCGAGATGATCGCCTATACGACGACCAAACACGCCGTCATCGCCATGACCAAACAGATGGCCGGCGACTACGCCCGCCACGGCATCCGCGTCAACGCGCTCTGCCCCGGCTGGGTCGACACCCCCTTCAACGAGCCCTTCATCGCCCAGATGGGCGGCCGCGGCGCAATCGAATCCTATATCCGTGAAAAGGTGCCACTCGGGCGCTGGGCCAGCGTCGATGAGATCGCCGAATCGATCCTCTTCCTCGTCTCCGACCGCTCCTCCTACATGACCGGCCAGATCCTCGTGGTGGATGGCGGCGAGACGGTGGTGTGA
- a CDS encoding TfoX/Sxy family protein, with translation MARDAGLEELIREELGERAGLSEKAMFGGWAYLLHGNLLLGAREGSLLVRLGKGNDRWALDLPGIELMVMNGRAMHGWVRAGADAYGDDALRKRLLDGAIAFVETLPPK, from the coding sequence ATGGCGCGCGATGCGGGACTGGAAGAGCTGATCCGAGAAGAACTCGGCGAGCGCGCCGGGCTCTCGGAAAAGGCGATGTTCGGCGGCTGGGCCTATCTGCTTCATGGCAACCTGCTTCTGGGTGCGCGCGAGGGTTCGCTGCTGGTGCGGCTCGGCAAGGGCAATGATCGCTGGGCGCTTGATCTGCCGGGTATCGAACTGATGGTGATGAACGGGCGGGCGATGCACGGGTGGGTGCGGGCAGGGGCGGACGCCTATGGCGACGATGCGCTGCGCAAGCGGCTGCTCGATGGCGCGATCGCGTTCGTCGAGACATTGCCGCCCAAGTGA
- a CDS encoding methyltransferase domain-containing protein: protein MTSSFNVQSAAGYEQLMGRWSRQLAPPFIDFAGLADGERVLEVGCGTGSLTFALPHAANVSEITAIDFSPVFVEATMRGNTDPRIKVQQADACALPFADGSFDRALALLVLHFVPEAGKAVAEMRRVVRPGGVVAAAVWDHLGGMPGMRMVLDTAAVLDGNADRVRSRYCFQPMMRPGEMMQSFVANGLTDVRQTSLLIRMDYLSFADFWEPIAAGEGPLGKYVAGLDADQRAKVDAAIRAAYEAGQPDGPRSFAAVAWACRGIVPKA from the coding sequence ATGACATCGAGCTTCAATGTGCAGAGTGCGGCCGGCTACGAGCAACTGATGGGCCGGTGGAGCCGCCAGCTGGCGCCGCCTTTCATCGACTTTGCGGGGCTTGCCGACGGCGAACGGGTGCTGGAGGTCGGCTGCGGTACCGGAAGCCTGACCTTTGCGTTGCCGCACGCGGCCAATGTCAGTGAGATTACCGCGATCGACTTCTCGCCTGTGTTTGTCGAGGCGACGATGCGGGGCAATACCGACCCGAGGATCAAGGTCCAACAGGCCGATGCCTGCGCGCTTCCTTTTGCAGATGGTTCCTTCGATCGGGCGCTGGCGCTGCTGGTGCTGCATTTCGTGCCGGAGGCGGGAAAGGCCGTTGCCGAAATGCGCCGTGTCGTGCGACCGGGCGGTGTCGTCGCCGCGGCAGTCTGGGATCATCTCGGCGGCATGCCGGGGATGAGAATGGTGCTCGATACGGCGGCGGTGCTCGATGGCAACGCCGATCGGGTGCGCAGCCGCTATTGTTTCCAGCCGATGATGCGGCCGGGCGAGATGATGCAGAGCTTCGTCGCGAATGGCCTTACGGACGTCCGGCAGACTTCGCTCCTGATCCGGATGGACTATCTGTCGTTCGCCGATTTCTGGGAGCCGATCGCCGCGGGCGAGGGACCGCTCGGCAAATACGTCGCCGGGCTCGACGCGGACCAGCGGGCGAAGGTCGACGCGGCCATTCGCGCTGCCTACGAAGCCGGCCAGCCGGACGGGCCGCGATCCTTTGCGGCGGTCGCTTGGGCGTGTCGGGGTATCGTTCCGAAGGCGTGA
- a CDS encoding polyamine ABC transporter substrate-binding protein, with protein MSKWYRENAPITADQLADELMRLKRGSVTRRHFLGVTGLGLATAVLARQPGLFNSTAFAGDLGTQMSIATWPNYHDPATFEAFQAATGVAVEVNVFGSNEEMLAKLQAGGTGWDLFVPTNYTISTYVKLGLIDELDLSKVPNYDASTETARFTKEGTVDGKTYAVPKNWGTTGIAVNSSKIKKPVTSWKEFFEIAMTDGDGRAMVHDYQLTTIGNALVSLGYSFNSIKPDELAKAEELLIKVKPHLYAINSDYQPSMRATDAWMTMCWTNDGAQLNRDMPEILFTLGKDGGEIWSDFYAIPKSAANKAAGYALLNYLMAPENAMKEHIANGAPTTDSRVLKLLPADVTGNKIVYPDEASLTPLEFGAAVTLTDPGRAELMARFKSA; from the coding sequence ATGAGCAAATGGTACAGAGAAAATGCCCCGATCACCGCCGATCAGCTCGCCGACGAACTGATGCGCCTGAAGCGCGGCTCGGTCACCCGCCGTCACTTCCTCGGCGTCACCGGTCTCGGTCTTGCAACCGCCGTGCTTGCGCGCCAGCCGGGCCTCTTCAATTCCACCGCCTTTGCCGGCGATCTCGGCACGCAGATGTCGATCGCCACCTGGCCGAACTACCACGACCCGGCGACCTTCGAAGCCTTCCAGGCGGCGACCGGCGTTGCCGTCGAGGTCAACGTCTTCGGCTCCAACGAGGAGATGCTGGCCAAGCTCCAGGCCGGCGGCACCGGCTGGGACCTCTTCGTTCCCACCAATTACACGATCTCGACCTATGTGAAGCTTGGCCTCATCGACGAACTCGATCTCTCGAAGGTTCCGAACTACGACGCCTCCACCGAGACGGCTCGCTTCACCAAGGAAGGGACCGTCGACGGCAAGACCTATGCCGTGCCGAAGAACTGGGGCACGACCGGCATTGCGGTCAATTCGAGCAAGATCAAGAAGCCGGTGACCAGCTGGAAGGAATTCTTCGAGATCGCCATGACCGACGGCGACGGCCGCGCCATGGTGCACGACTACCAGCTCACCACCATCGGCAACGCGCTGGTGTCTCTCGGCTACTCCTTCAACTCGATCAAGCCGGATGAACTCGCCAAGGCCGAGGAACTCTTGATCAAGGTGAAGCCGCATCTCTACGCCATCAACAGCGACTACCAGCCGTCGATGCGCGCGACCGATGCCTGGATGACCATGTGCTGGACCAATGACGGCGCCCAGCTCAACCGCGACATGCCGGAAATCCTGTTCACGCTCGGCAAGGACGGCGGCGAGATCTGGTCGGACTTCTACGCGATCCCGAAGAGTGCGGCCAACAAAGCGGCCGGCTATGCGCTGCTCAACTACCTGATGGCACCGGAAAACGCCATGAAGGAGCACATCGCCAACGGCGCACCGACCACCGACAGCCGCGTCCTGAAGCTGCTGCCGGCCGACGTGACCGGCAACAAGATCGTCTATCCGGACGAGGCATCGCTGACGCCACTCGAATTCGGCGCCGCCGTAACGCTCACCGACCCCGGCCGCGCCGAACTGATGGCACGTTTCAAGTCGGCCTGA
- a CDS encoding urocanate hydratase, which translates to MPKANPRHPGFPIPGGPELRAKGWRQEALLRLLENVLSVGEDPDNLVVYAALGKAARNWPAHRAIVKTLIEMDEDQTLIIQSGKPVGLLKTHAKAPLVIMANCNIVGQWAKAEVFYDLQRKGLICWGGLTAGAWQYIGSQGVIQGTYEIFMRIAERRFGGDLAGRFVLTAGLGGMGGAQPLAGRMAGAAILCVDIDAERAKKRREIGYLQEIAPNLDVALAMIDAAVKEKRALSVGLVGNAAEIYPEIARRGIVPDVVTDQTSAHDLVYGYVPKGMSPDQVKSLRDDGQGQLMAASRASIVEHVTAMLDFQKKGAEVFDNGNLIRTQAREGGVANAFDIPIFTEAYLRPLFARAIGPFRWMALSGEESDIARIDDLLLDMFPDNKIITNWIRLAREHIPFEGLPARIAWLGHGERTALARRVNELVASGELKGPIAFSRDHLDAGAMAHPNIMTERMKDGSDAIADWPLLDAMLLCSSMADLVVVHSGGGGYAGYMTSCGVTVIADGTVEADERLDHALTNDTSLGVIRYADAGYDESFEEIAAKGIGHVKV; encoded by the coding sequence ATGCCCAAGGCCAATCCCCGTCATCCCGGTTTTCCGATCCCCGGTGGGCCGGAGCTGCGCGCCAAGGGCTGGCGGCAGGAGGCGCTGCTGCGGCTGCTTGAAAACGTGCTTTCGGTCGGCGAGGATCCGGACAATCTGGTCGTCTATGCCGCGCTCGGCAAGGCGGCGCGCAACTGGCCGGCGCACCGCGCCATCGTCAAGACACTCATCGAAATGGACGAGGACCAGACGCTCATCATTCAGTCGGGCAAGCCCGTCGGCCTGCTCAAGACTCACGCCAAGGCGCCGCTGGTCATCATGGCCAATTGCAACATCGTCGGCCAATGGGCGAAGGCAGAGGTTTTCTACGACTTGCAGCGGAAAGGGCTGATCTGCTGGGGCGGGCTGACGGCCGGCGCCTGGCAATATATCGGCAGCCAGGGTGTGATCCAGGGCACCTACGAGATCTTCATGCGCATCGCCGAGCGTCGCTTCGGCGGCGATCTCGCGGGCCGTTTCGTGCTGACCGCCGGTCTTGGCGGCATGGGCGGGGCGCAGCCGCTCGCCGGCCGCATGGCGGGTGCGGCGATCCTCTGCGTCGACATCGATGCGGAGCGGGCGAAGAAGCGGCGAGAGATCGGCTACCTGCAGGAGATCGCCCCCAATCTTGACGTGGCACTTGCGATGATCGACGCGGCGGTGAAGGAGAAGCGGGCGCTCTCCGTCGGCCTTGTCGGTAATGCGGCGGAAATCTATCCGGAGATCGCTCGGCGCGGCATCGTGCCCGACGTGGTGACCGACCAGACCTCGGCGCATGACCTCGTCTATGGATACGTGCCGAAGGGCATGAGCCCCGACCAGGTGAAATCGCTGCGCGACGACGGCCAGGGGCAGTTGATGGCGGCAAGCCGCGCCTCGATCGTCGAACACGTCACGGCGATGCTCGACTTCCAGAAAAAGGGCGCTGAGGTCTTCGACAACGGCAACCTCATCCGCACCCAGGCGCGCGAGGGCGGCGTCGCCAATGCCTTCGACATTCCGATCTTCACCGAAGCCTATCTGCGCCCGCTCTTTGCTCGCGCCATCGGCCCGTTCCGCTGGATGGCACTTTCGGGCGAGGAGAGCGATATTGCCCGGATCGACGATCTGCTGCTCGACATGTTCCCCGACAACAAGATCATCACCAACTGGATCAGGCTCGCGCGCGAGCATATCCCCTTCGAAGGCCTACCCGCCCGCATCGCCTGGCTCGGCCACGGCGAGCGCACGGCCCTGGCTCGGCGCGTCAACGAACTGGTGGCATCCGGCGAGCTCAAGGGGCCGATCGCATTTTCCCGCGACCACCTCGATGCTGGCGCCATGGCGCATCCGAACATCATGACCGAGCGGATGAAGGATGGATCGGATGCGATCGCCGACTGGCCGCTACTCGACGCCATGCTGCTCTGCTCCTCGATGGCCGATCTCGTTGTCGTGCATTCCGGCGGTGGCGGCTATGCCGGCTACATGACGAGTTGCGGCGTGACGGTCATTGCCGACGGCACGGTGGAAGCGGACGAGCGGCTGGACCATGCGCTTACCAACGACACCTCGCTCGGTGTCATCCGCTATGCCGATGCCGGCTATGACGAGAGTTTCGAGGAGATCGCCGCCAAGGGCATCGGGCACGTGAAGGTGTAG
- a CDS encoding sugar-binding transcriptional regulator translates to MTVIGGAGIRDDETSMATRAAWLHYAGGLTQAEVAKRLGLTSLKAHRLIMKANQEGLVKVYIDGEVSECVELEQALSARYGLDYCEVVPDFDSDDLPLKALGISGAQFLKREIERGETALVGVGHGRTLAACVEYLPRIANGNTRFVSLLGGLTRKFSANPHDVIHRLAERTGAEAYVMPVPFFANTVEDRDVLFSQRGVREVFDLAKTADLLMVGIGTVEREASLVSTGMIEMSEIEEIQKGGAMGELLGHFFDADGKPVETALSDRTFTLGREDLKNRRTVAVAGGKIKVPAIRAVLASGHLSGLITDERTARALAAHGA, encoded by the coding sequence ATGACGGTCATCGGTGGGGCAGGTATTCGGGACGACGAGACCAGCATGGCGACGCGGGCCGCCTGGCTGCACTATGCCGGCGGCCTGACCCAGGCGGAGGTCGCCAAGCGTCTGGGTCTCACCTCGCTCAAGGCCCACCGGCTGATCATGAAGGCCAACCAGGAAGGGCTGGTGAAGGTCTATATCGACGGCGAAGTTTCCGAATGCGTCGAACTGGAGCAGGCGCTTTCGGCGCGCTACGGCCTCGACTACTGCGAGGTGGTGCCGGACTTCGATTCCGACGATCTGCCGCTGAAGGCGCTCGGTATTTCCGGGGCACAGTTCCTGAAGCGCGAGATCGAGCGCGGCGAGACCGCGCTGGTCGGCGTCGGCCACGGCCGGACGCTTGCCGCCTGCGTCGAGTACCTGCCGCGGATCGCAAACGGTAACACCCGCTTCGTCTCGCTGCTTGGCGGGCTCACCCGCAAGTTTTCGGCCAACCCGCATGACGTGATCCACCGGCTCGCCGAGCGGACCGGCGCAGAGGCCTATGTCATGCCGGTGCCGTTCTTCGCCAACACGGTCGAGGATCGCGACGTGCTCTTCAGCCAGCGCGGCGTGCGTGAGGTCTTCGATCTCGCCAAGACCGCCGATCTCCTGATGGTCGGCATCGGCACGGTCGAGCGCGAGGCGTCGCTGGTTTCGACCGGCATGATCGAGATGAGCGAGATCGAGGAGATCCAGAAGGGCGGGGCGATGGGGGAATTGCTCGGCCACTTCTTCGACGCGGACGGCAAACCGGTCGAGACCGCGCTTTCAGACCGCACGTTTACGCTTGGCCGTGAGGACCTGAAGAACCGCCGCACGGTGGCTGTGGCCGGCGGCAAGATCAAGGTGCCCGCCATTCGCGCCGTTCTCGCAAGCGGCCACTTGAGCGGCCTCATTACCGACGAGCGGACCGCACGGGCGCTGGCCGCCCACGGCGCATGA
- a CDS encoding ABC transporter permease: MTAATNTKRNLVTAALVAPAAAWLMIFLVLPFIAMLVFAFGERAPEGGYQAAFTFAQFANLPTRAAAFWNTLILAPIGALACLLIAYPVAYYLAVKANPRYRLILVSLVVVPFWTSLLVRTYAWMYILGSRGIPNLLSMIGIEDVRMLNTPGAVLLGIVYGYLPLMIMPIYVSLEKLDRRLLEASADLGGRPVSTFFGVTLPLSLPGVMTGVALVTILLLGEYLIPQLLGGGKVFFIGNALVDLFLQSRNWPFGSAIAVTLVAVVVVILMVAMRIAFRVAGTRQVDLV; encoded by the coding sequence ATGACCGCGGCAACGAACACGAAGAGAAACCTGGTGACGGCGGCGCTGGTGGCGCCGGCCGCCGCCTGGCTGATGATCTTCCTCGTGCTGCCCTTCATCGCCATGCTGGTCTTCGCCTTCGGCGAGCGCGCACCGGAAGGCGGCTACCAGGCAGCCTTCACCTTTGCGCAATTCGCCAATCTGCCGACGCGGGCAGCGGCCTTCTGGAATACGCTGATCCTCGCGCCGATCGGCGCGCTCGCCTGCCTGCTGATTGCCTATCCGGTCGCCTATTACCTCGCGGTCAAGGCGAACCCGCGCTACCGGCTGATCCTCGTGTCGCTCGTCGTCGTGCCCTTCTGGACAAGCCTGCTCGTGCGCACCTATGCCTGGATGTACATCCTCGGCTCGCGCGGCATTCCGAACCTCTTGTCGATGATCGGCATCGAGGATGTCAGGATGCTGAACACGCCGGGCGCGGTCCTGCTCGGCATCGTCTACGGCTATCTGCCGTTGATGATCATGCCGATCTATGTGAGCCTTGAAAAACTCGACCGCCGCCTGCTCGAGGCCTCCGCCGATCTAGGCGGAAGGCCGGTATCGACCTTCTTCGGCGTAACCCTGCCGCTCTCCTTGCCCGGTGTCATGACCGGCGTCGCGCTGGTGACGATCCTGCTGCTCGGCGAATATCTGATCCCGCAGCTGCTCGGCGGCGGCAAGGTCTTCTTCATCGGCAATGCGCTGGTCGATCTATTCCTGCAGTCGCGCAACTGGCCCTTCGGCTCGGCGATTGCCGTCACGCTGGTCGCCGTCGTCGTGGTGATCCTGATGGTGGCGATGCGCATCGCCTTCCGCGTTGCCGGCACAAGACAGGTGGATCTCGTCTGA
- a CDS encoding helix-turn-helix transcriptional regulator — MEDETVGSTYRRLMSKLMTFDYVVVFAYRGKERPIDLYSTFNAKDHVLFVSLYQAGPYLLDPFYHAASQGKPGVWRMRELAPDRFFSSEYYRTYYVQTGLAEEVGFFVPLDEQITVVLSLMRREATGTFSAAEFALLKKVEPLVSGLVRHHWADLGRRFDAALAKTGRSRRKATHPPADGVWQHLNLTERESSIIELVLQGHSSESIGLRLGISTGTVKVHRRNVYRKLGISSQTQLLSLYLRNLGQ, encoded by the coding sequence ATGGAGGACGAAACCGTCGGTTCCACCTATCGACGGTTGATGTCAAAGCTGATGACCTTCGACTACGTGGTCGTCTTTGCCTATCGCGGCAAGGAACGGCCGATCGATCTCTACAGCACCTTCAATGCCAAGGATCATGTGCTCTTCGTCAGCCTCTATCAGGCGGGGCCCTATCTGCTCGATCCGTTCTATCACGCGGCGTCGCAGGGCAAGCCGGGCGTCTGGCGGATGCGCGAGCTCGCGCCGGATCGGTTCTTCTCCTCGGAATACTATCGCACCTATTACGTGCAGACGGGACTGGCCGAAGAGGTCGGCTTCTTCGTACCGCTCGACGAGCAGATTACCGTTGTTCTCTCCCTGATGCGGCGCGAGGCGACGGGGACTTTCAGTGCTGCGGAGTTCGCGCTTCTGAAAAAGGTAGAGCCGCTGGTCTCCGGCCTGGTGCGCCATCATTGGGCCGATCTCGGCCGCCGGTTCGATGCGGCGCTGGCCAAAACCGGCCGCAGCCGTCGCAAGGCGACGCATCCGCCGGCCGATGGCGTCTGGCAGCATCTCAATCTGACGGAGCGGGAATCCTCGATCATTGAACTGGTGCTGCAGGGCCATTCGTCGGAATCGATCGGTCTCCGGCTCGGCATCTCCACCGGCACGGTGAAGGTTCATCGCCGCAACGTCTACCGCAAGCTCGGGATCTCCTCGCAGACGCAATTGCTGTCGCTGTATCTGAGAAACCTCGGTCAATAG
- a CDS encoding ABC transporter permease: MRAFISSVYLFLYAPIALVVLFSFNAGRNASEFTGFSTAWYGKALGNTFLVSALQNSLMIAFTSATLAAIFGTMAALGMERLAPRNRAIFDALFAAAIVVPGVVIGIATLVALVAVFSFVNPALATIWPGDQPPQLGLGYGSIIAAHGLFSMALVTMIVKARIASLGRDIVEASGDLYATPLTTFRLIVLPQILPSILAGFLLAFTFSFDDFIIAFFVAGSKTTLPIYVFASIRRGVTPEINAIATLVLVASLLLILTARVLMREKKTKSGE; the protein is encoded by the coding sequence ATGCGCGCCTTCATCTCCTCCGTCTATCTCTTCCTCTATGCGCCGATCGCGCTCGTCGTGCTGTTCTCCTTCAATGCGGGGCGCAATGCCAGCGAGTTCACCGGGTTTTCGACCGCCTGGTACGGCAAGGCGCTAGGCAACACCTTCCTGGTCTCGGCCCTCCAGAACAGCCTGATGATCGCCTTTACCAGCGCCACGCTTGCCGCGATCTTCGGCACCATGGCAGCCCTTGGCATGGAGCGGCTGGCGCCGCGCAACCGGGCGATCTTCGATGCGCTCTTTGCCGCCGCCATCGTCGTTCCCGGCGTCGTCATCGGCATCGCGACGCTGGTTGCCCTCGTCGCCGTCTTCTCCTTCGTCAATCCGGCGCTGGCAACGATCTGGCCCGGCGACCAGCCGCCGCAGCTCGGCCTTGGCTACGGCTCGATCATCGCCGCCCACGGCCTGTTTTCCATGGCGCTGGTGACGATGATCGTGAAGGCCCGCATCGCCAGCCTTGGCCGCGATATCGTCGAGGCATCTGGTGATCTCTACGCGACGCCGCTCACCACCTTCCGGCTGATCGTGCTGCCGCAGATCCTGCCCTCGATTCTTGCCGGCTTCCTGCTCGCCTTCACCTTCTCCTTCGACGATTTCATCATCGCCTTCTTCGTCGCAGGCTCGAAGACTACGCTGCCGATCTACGTCTTCGCCTCGATCCGCCGCGGCGTGACGCCGGAGATCAACGCGATCGCGACGCTGGTGCTCGTCGCCTCGCTGCTTCTGATCCTGACCGCCCGCGTCCTGATGCGGGAAAAGAAAACGAAATCCGGGGAGTGA